In Salvelinus namaycush isolate Seneca chromosome 16, SaNama_1.0, whole genome shotgun sequence, the sequence ACAAGGgagtcccccccaccccccatctGTTTCCATTTTGTTCATTGTTCAGTCAATTTAAAGGTGATTGCCAGCAAGAAAAAATATCCACTTGGACACTTATGACAGAAACATAAAGACCATACTAAGATGTGTGTACACACAGTGCATAACTCCTAGTCACTTTCTTTGAGAGTTGATTCCCTGTGGTTTAGCTATACACACAGCTACAGCTTTGCTGTAAAATGCAAATACGACAACATTACCAGCATTTTACCTTTTTAATCATATTTTCAGGAAGCAGCCACAACAAAAGCGCAAGACTTAACCATGTTAACGGAATTTTGCTACCCATGACGACCATGTTTGATAGAGAAAAATAATTTCCACCAAAGGCAAACAACTTCAAGAATATAGGCTAGCACAGGGGGGCAGACAAAAGCTGTCATCGCAGTCCCTCTTACCAGAGAACCCACTTGCTCAGAGCTGGTGTGCTCAACTGCCACAGTGGATTAAATGAGCCAGCTGAGATGCGTCTGGTTAGGGCAGACCTGTGGCTCTGATACAAATTTAATGGACATTGACAGTGATGACGCTTGCAGTAGCTAGTCTTTATGAACAGTACATCAAGTCCAACTTAAATCCAATCTGCTCAAATGCCCCTTCCATTTCACTCCTTCAGTTCTCTGTAGCACAACATGCAAATTAGTAGACATGTAAATGTTCATGGGGACAGAACATTACTCCACCTCACATTATGAAACATTTTTATAGGCCAAAATCCAATTATATAAAATGAAATCACTGAAAGATCAAAGCAAGATTCATTGAGGCTAAATCAACTTTACACAGTCAGAGTAATGAGCATCTTGAAGAGGTCTAATTATGTGCAATACAGTGGAATATCTTAATCTCTCTGCAGGAGGGCGTCAGGAACATACATTAACAGCCTACATGCAGAGTTTGTATAGGGAAACACTTCCGCAAAAATCATATTACAAAAGGGGAACACACAAACACTAATCACCATGTCAAAGGTTAGGTTACAAACCATGCATTTATAGTCAAACAAAATAGTCAATGTGATTTATTTTCTCAAATGTGCATAGTCAATAAGTCAAAGTGAagtaacattttatttaacctttatttaactaggcaagtcagttaagaacaaattcttatttacaatgacggcctaccctggccaaacctggacgacgctgggccaattgtgcgccgccctatgggactcccaatcatagccggatgtgatacagcctggattcaaaccagggactgtagtgatgcctcttgcactgagatgcagtgccttagactgcttcGCCACTCGGGAGAATAATATAGCATGCATCTATATAAAACATAAAAACTGCCAGAGTGCCTCTTAACTTCAATTTATGTAATTCATTCTGCCTTTATTGTCAgtcctgggagagagaggggggggggtgcaactcgatattaggaaggtgttcctaatgttccccgcaggtgaagaagccagatatggacatcctgggctggtgtggttacatgtggtctgtggttgtgatgcaGGTTGAACCTACTGCCAaatgagtggccttttattgtccccagccaaaggtgcacctgtgtaatgattatgctgtttaatcagcttcttgatatgccacacctgtcaagtggatggattatcttggaaaaggagaaatgctcactaacagggatgtaaagaaatttgtGTACGACATTTGAGAGACATTTTTGTGGAAAattctgagatcttttatttcagctcataaaacatggaaccaacactttacatgttgcattcatatttttgttcagtatagttttagtCATCATGCTAGAATTTagcaacataacaaaatgttgcTAGACTGCGGCACGGTAAACATTGGGTACATTACGGTAATCATACAGCCAATCACGCAGAGAGAAGCTGTCAATCTGCCCTTCTAAAAATGGCGTTGTCCTGTGCGACGGTGTGCCGCCGTTTCTTTGTGGATTTGTACGGAATCAGAACTAATAGGGTTACAGTTATATACTCCTCTTTCACGGCCACCTCTGGAGCAAGGTATGAAAACCCATGCAAGACGGTATATACTTGTATCGTGATGTTGTTGAGCCGCTGTTATGTGGCACTTCTCTGGAGTAAACTCATTGACTGTTCGATCTGGGCGGGCAACACCCATCCACTGTTCACTGTCAGATAAAGGCTAGTTATACAACATTTTGAATTCTAACGTTACATTTTTGGCATGACAACAACTACGAGAGTTGTTGGACATAAGTCGGCACAAATGGATCTGAACCAGCTTGTAATATTAAAGTTCTGTTTTTTTTCAATCTTATTTTGATACTGTCTGAGTTGTCAAACAGTACTACTTTTAACGACAAGTCAAACTATTAAGTACTTGAACGTATCAGCCGCTCTTGTTTCATTACAATCGTTTTGTGTCCTTTACAGACTGCCCTTGTACAGACACTACTCATCCCCCAAATCCAGGCTAGGGATTGGCCTGCAAATTGTGTCGAGGCTGCAAGGGGCCAATGCCAAATATGAACAATTCCTCCAAAGATATTTTCCTCGCTTTTATGTTCTCTATCACACTTTCACGAAAGGTAAGACTACTTGCCATAGAACTGTTAAACTTTATAAGTGATATTGATTGGTCATCAAGTCTCCTTAGTTTATCCTTTGTTTGGCATAATGCATCTCTTTATTTGTATCTATTTGCAGATCTACATTACCTTAGCAAAATTATCTAGATACATTAAACCAATAAGATCTCACGTTTGAAGGCAAAAGAACACACACGTGGCCTAGCTCAATATGTAACAATTCCATGCATCACATAGGCAGGCTTCTGTGCTGCCAGTACACTGAAAATTAGCCATCTTTTGTATTATAATTCTTCAGGTATTCAACTCCTTTTCCAAGATGCCAAAGAGGTGACAGTGATAAAAACAAGGATGCTCACCAACAGTGTCGAAGTCCAGGACTTACCCTATCGTGATATGGAGAAACTCAGGCAGGTCGGTCGAGGCTAGGGCATACACTTGAATAACAAGGAAAGTTCTTGATAATGTGGTTAGCAGTCTTTAATCTGCATTAAAGGCTTTGAACTGTAACACTTTGACCTGCAATACATAGTACTACTTATACTATTTCTGCATGTCCAAGTCTGAAAAGTTCTCCTTAGCATGGGTTATAGTAAATGGTAactttttctttctttgtttctCAGTTTCGCAGAGACATGATCAAAGCCATTCCGCTGCTGTTAATTTCTATTCCTCCATTTGCCAACTACTTGGTTTTTGTCCTAATGTGAGTTAATTTCAGTCATCTCCTCAACATCCTCCTTTAATTCATATTTAGTTAGAAAGTAGCCTAATTCTCAAGTCAATGGGAGTTAAAAGGTTGATAAATCATTGTAAACATACAGTATGCCCCCAATGATAATACATTGTGCCCCCCCCTACAATGTATTAACCCCCCCGTGTCCTGTCTTCCCTTCATCTCCCTGCCTTACATATTCCTCCATCTGCTCCTCCCTCTGCTTCCCTCCTCTCTTTTTCACTACCAGGTACCTTTTCCCCCGCCAGCTCCTGATCCGCCACTTCTGGACCCCCCAGCAGCAGACTGAGTTCCAGGGATTGAACCATTCCCACAGGGCCCAGCACCACTGGGCTGTGCTGAAGGGGCTTGAGAGTGCAGGTTCACATGTCAAAGATGGCCGCCTAAAGATCAGCCTACTAGACCTCTGCAACAAGGCGGGTGATACAGAAACACTTAACCCCTCCCTTGCATACGTCAGATGTTCAAATGTGTCCAACATTTTGTTAACTGTAATGCAGCTAATAAATGCCTCTAGACACTGATGTCAAATaaaattgtcacatgcgccgaataccttacagtgaaaagcgaacttacaagccctaaccaacaatgcatttttttttttaaatacctaaAAAAATAAGAAGTGAAAGTAAcatgattaaagagcagcagtaaaataacaatgtcTGACCGGTTCCATGTGTTTTTTAGGTGCAAAGTGGGGTACACCCTAACATATCTGACATCCAGGCGATTCGAGGCTTGTTTTCTGGAGCTCCCCTGAGTATCAAAAGAATAAATGCAAATCAGATGGTCAGTTTTTCCTAGTAGTCTTTATTCAGAAATTCCCTAAAACATGAGTCCATGGGTTTactgcatgtacagtaccagtcaaaagtttggacacacctactcattcaaggatttctttatttttattgtttaatacattgtagaataatagtgaagacatcaaaacctatgaaataacacaaatggaagaatgtagtaaccaaaaaagtgttaaacaaattgaaatatattttagattcttcaaagtagctacacTTTTCcttggcagctttgcacactcttggcattctcaactagtttcacctggaattcttgaaggagttcccacaaatgctgagcacttgttggctgcttttccttctctgcggtccaattcatcccaaaccatctcagttgggttgaggtcaggtgatctgattcagcactccatcactctccttcttggtcaaatagcccttacatagcctggaggtgtgtcattgtcctgttgaaaaacaaatgatagtcccactaagcccaaac encodes:
- the LOC120061117 gene encoding LETM1 domain-containing protein 1-like, producing MALSCATVCRRFFVDLYGIRTNRVTVIYSSFTATSGARLPLYRHYSSPKSRLGIGLQIVSRLQGANAKYEQFLQRYFPRFYVLYHTFTKGIQLLFQDAKEVTVIKTRMLTNSVEVQDLPYRDMEKLRQFRRDMIKAIPLLLISIPPFANYLVFVLMYLFPRQLLIRHFWTPQQQTEFQGLNHSHRAQHHWAVLKGLESAGSHVKDGRLKISLLDLCNKVQSGVHPNISDIQAIRGLFSGAPLSIKRINANQMRQLCPLFFLTPRLPTPMIGTRLNSHAIELLQLDRALSRHGLHQLDDSELRQACYVRGLDSGSLSINQCQEWLSQWLQFSSHLKGSEVSLLVHSMVLLSANYPKPSHH